In the genome of Mucisphaera calidilacus, one region contains:
- the cysN gene encoding sulfate adenylyltransferase subunit CysN translates to MSSSDTSTAGGSSYIAQEADRIASDIDGYLKQNERKEMLRLLTCGSVDDGKSTLIGRLLYDSKMVYEDQLAALEVDSDRYGTTDTDFDPALLTDGLRAEREQGITIDVAYRYFSTARRKFIIADTPGHEQYTRNMATGASTSDLAIILIDARHGVLTQTRRHAFIVSLLGIRHVVVAINKMDLVDFSEPVYDRIRSDFTDFAAKLDLPDVHFVPIAALHGENVVNKSEKMGWYGGATLMHLLETVHIASDRNLIDLRFPVQIVNRPNLNFRGFCGTLASGVVRQGDEVMVLPSRKTSRVKTIVSFEGELTEAFPPMATTLTLEDEIDVSRGDMLVHPRNLPRIGREFEAMLVWMTEEAMVPGRGYMIKQAHKLVPARISDLRYQLDINTLHRQEASELPLNGIGRCRFTTEEPLIYDPYKVNRTTGSFIVVDRLTNNTVGAGMILDVSGELSDAERSKQTVTDSPYVMEHTSSVDARERSRQLGHRAFTLWITGLTGAGKAALAYALERRLFDRGCAVHVLDGGNTRLGLSRGLGFGPDDRSEHLRRAAEVARLSNDAGMITIASFLSPSATDRDAARELIGAERFAEVYLSAPIDFCRKRTGNDYYDKAERGELHDVAGINAPYEAPEQPDLELPTHELDLDGCVERVMSLIDARGWFESA, encoded by the coding sequence ACCTCAAGCAGAACGAGCGCAAGGAGATGCTCCGCCTGCTGACGTGCGGCAGCGTGGACGACGGCAAGTCGACGCTCATTGGTCGTCTGCTCTACGACTCGAAGATGGTCTACGAGGACCAGCTCGCTGCGCTGGAGGTCGACTCCGACCGCTACGGCACGACGGACACGGACTTCGACCCGGCGCTGCTGACCGACGGCCTGCGTGCCGAGCGTGAGCAGGGCATCACGATCGACGTGGCTTACCGCTACTTCTCGACGGCGCGGCGGAAGTTCATCATCGCCGACACGCCCGGCCACGAGCAGTACACGCGCAACATGGCGACGGGGGCGTCGACGAGTGACCTCGCGATCATCCTGATCGATGCGCGGCACGGCGTGCTGACCCAGACCCGTCGTCACGCGTTTATTGTGTCGCTGCTGGGGATCCGTCACGTGGTGGTGGCGATCAACAAGATGGACCTGGTGGACTTCTCGGAGCCGGTCTACGACCGGATCCGGTCGGACTTCACGGATTTTGCGGCGAAGCTGGACCTGCCGGACGTGCACTTCGTGCCGATCGCTGCGTTGCACGGCGAGAACGTCGTCAACAAGTCGGAGAAGATGGGCTGGTACGGCGGCGCGACGCTGATGCACCTGCTGGAGACCGTGCACATCGCGTCGGACCGGAACCTGATCGACCTGCGTTTCCCGGTGCAGATCGTGAACCGCCCGAACCTGAACTTCCGCGGATTCTGCGGGACGCTGGCCAGCGGCGTGGTGCGTCAAGGTGACGAGGTGATGGTGCTGCCTTCGCGCAAGACCTCGCGCGTCAAGACCATCGTGTCGTTCGAGGGCGAGCTGACCGAGGCGTTCCCGCCGATGGCGACGACGCTGACACTCGAGGACGAGATCGACGTCTCGCGTGGTGACATGCTCGTTCATCCGCGCAACCTCCCGCGGATCGGTCGAGAGTTCGAGGCGATGCTCGTGTGGATGACCGAGGAGGCAATGGTTCCTGGACGCGGGTACATGATCAAGCAGGCGCACAAGCTGGTGCCGGCGCGCATCAGTGACCTGCGTTACCAGTTGGACATCAACACGCTGCACCGGCAGGAGGCGTCGGAGCTGCCGCTCAACGGCATCGGCCGCTGCCGCTTCACGACCGAGGAGCCGTTGATCTACGACCCGTACAAGGTCAACCGGACGACCGGCTCGTTCATCGTCGTGGACCGCCTGACGAACAACACCGTGGGCGCGGGGATGATTCTCGATGTGAGCGGGGAGTTGTCGGATGCCGAGCGGTCGAAACAGACCGTGACCGACAGCCCTTATGTCATGGAGCACACGAGTTCGGTGGACGCCCGGGAACGTTCGCGTCAGCTCGGACACCGCGCCTTTACGCTCTGGATCACCGGGCTTACGGGCGCGGGCAAGGCGGCGTTGGCCTACGCGTTGGAGCGTCGTCTGTTCGATCGAGGGTGTGCCGTGCACGTACTCGACGGTGGCAACACGCGTCTGGGCCTGAGCCGGGGACTCGGGTTCGGGCCGGACGACCGCTCGGAGCACCTGCGCCGTGCCGCGGAGGTGGCCCGCCTGTCGAACGACGCGGGCATGATCACGATCGCATCGTTCCTGTCGCCAAGCGCTACGGATCGTGATGCGGCGCGTGAGCTGATCGGTGCGGAGCGGTTCGCGGAGGTGTATCTGTCGGCGCCGATCGACTTCTGCAGGAAGCGGACCGGCAACGACTACTACGACAAGGCGGAGCGTGGCGAGTTGCACGATGTGGCGGGGATCAATGCCCCCTACGAAGCGCCCGAGCAGCCTGACCTCGAACTGCCGACGCACGAGCTTGATCTTGACGGGTGCGTGGAGCGTGTGATGAGTCTGATCGATGCGCGTGGTTGGTTTGAATCAGCCTGA
- a CDS encoding glycosyltransferase family 2 protein gives MTVTDALLLLIALPPTLCIAVVVAEAWLGFLLPKRKPSSDCTPGPITVLIPAHNEETGITTTIASVQPQLRSEDRVLVVADNCSDNTADNARVAGAEVIERHNEHERGKGYALAHGIEHLTANPPAVVVFIDADCTLAPDSLLPLARQAVSRQRPAQSLNLVDPPEQPSLKDRISVLAFLVKNLVRTRGLARLNLPCALTGTGMAMPWDLITTVDFASGHLVEDMQLGVNLTLTGKSARLCEQALVTSPAPSDQNAAGTQRTRWEHGHLQTIINHAPRLILHGITRFRIDPLVAGIDLTVPPLAMLCVLWLAITIALAAVATLTPFGLGALITLVAAGLLLLLTVVTAVIRDGGQRVGLVHLLAVPLYILWKIPLYLRFLVARQTTWVRTQRDNGSG, from the coding sequence GTGACCGTGACCGACGCGCTCCTGCTCCTGATCGCTCTGCCGCCGACGCTCTGCATCGCCGTCGTCGTCGCCGAGGCATGGCTCGGCTTCCTGCTTCCCAAGCGAAAACCCTCCAGCGACTGCACACCCGGCCCGATCACCGTCCTCATCCCCGCCCACAACGAAGAAACGGGCATCACGACGACCATCGCATCGGTTCAACCGCAACTCCGCAGCGAAGACCGCGTCCTCGTCGTCGCCGACAACTGTTCCGACAACACCGCCGACAACGCCCGCGTCGCCGGCGCCGAGGTCATCGAACGCCACAACGAGCACGAGCGTGGAAAGGGATACGCCCTCGCCCACGGCATCGAACACCTCACCGCCAACCCGCCCGCCGTCGTTGTCTTCATCGACGCCGACTGCACGCTCGCGCCCGACAGCCTCCTGCCGCTCGCCCGTCAGGCCGTCAGCCGACAACGACCCGCGCAGAGCCTTAATCTCGTTGATCCCCCCGAGCAACCCTCACTCAAAGACCGCATCTCCGTCCTCGCCTTCCTCGTCAAAAACCTCGTGCGCACCCGCGGACTGGCACGGCTCAACCTCCCTTGCGCTCTGACCGGAACCGGCATGGCCATGCCCTGGGACCTGATCACCACCGTCGACTTTGCCTCCGGGCACCTCGTCGAGGACATGCAGCTCGGCGTCAACCTCACGCTGACGGGCAAGTCCGCCCGGCTCTGTGAGCAGGCTCTCGTCACGAGCCCTGCCCCCTCGGATCAGAACGCCGCCGGCACCCAGCGAACACGCTGGGAACACGGTCACCTCCAGACCATCATCAACCACGCGCCGAGGCTCATCCTGCACGGCATCACGCGCTTCCGTATCGACCCGCTCGTCGCCGGCATCGACCTCACCGTCCCGCCGCTGGCCATGCTCTGCGTCCTCTGGCTCGCGATCACGATCGCACTCGCGGCTGTCGCCACCCTCACACCCTTCGGGCTAGGCGCGCTGATCACGCTAGTGGCCGCAGGCCTGCTGCTGCTGCTGACCGTCGTCACCGCCGTCATCCGCGACGGTGGGCAACGCGTCGGGCTGGTCCACCTCCTCGCCGTCCCCCTCTACATCCTCTGGAAAATCCCGCTCTACCTGCGTTTCCTCGTCGCACGGCAGACCACCTGGGTCCGCACGCAACGCGACAACGGATCAGGCTGA
- a CDS encoding glycosyltransferase → MRIAYLVNQYPKLSHTFIRREIAALEQLGHTVDRYSVRQTSDHVDPEDRREAANTRIILRGTGPLVAATTWCKLTRPARWIKACFATLRLARHSERGLMRHLIYLMEAARLVADLDRQPVDHLHAHFGTNSATVAYLTSILGGPPYSFTTHGPEEFDKVPAIGLPEKLEHAAAAIAITSFCRSQLMRWMPVDRWDRIHEVHCGLDEHFLGSEPTPVPDTPRLVCVGRICEQKGQLLLIEAVARVRDEGQPVQLVLAGDGDMRPLAEQTINQLNLHDHVSITGWIDATRVRDEILASRALVLPSFAEGLPVVIMEAMALARPVLSTYIAGIPELVREPDNGLLVPAGDIDQLTDAIKRILTLNTQTLTDMGKQGRNAVLERHNANTEAARLAKVFQQVSSKP, encoded by the coding sequence GTGCGCATCGCCTACCTCGTCAACCAGTACCCCAAGCTCAGCCACACCTTCATCAGGCGAGAGATCGCTGCGCTCGAACAACTCGGCCACACGGTCGACCGCTACTCCGTGCGGCAAACCTCGGATCACGTGGATCCCGAGGACCGACGCGAGGCCGCCAACACCCGCATCATCCTTCGTGGCACCGGCCCGCTCGTCGCCGCCACCACATGGTGCAAGCTCACGCGCCCCGCCCGCTGGATCAAAGCCTGCTTCGCCACCCTCCGCCTCGCTCGCCATTCCGAGCGCGGACTCATGCGTCACCTGATCTACCTGATGGAGGCAGCGCGACTCGTTGCCGATCTTGACAGGCAGCCCGTCGATCACCTCCACGCCCACTTCGGCACCAACTCCGCCACCGTCGCCTACCTCACAAGCATCCTGGGCGGCCCGCCCTACTCCTTCACCACACACGGCCCGGAGGAGTTCGACAAGGTCCCCGCCATCGGGCTGCCCGAGAAGCTCGAACACGCCGCCGCGGCCATCGCCATCACCTCCTTCTGCCGCAGCCAGCTCATGCGCTGGATGCCCGTCGATCGCTGGGACCGCATCCACGAGGTCCACTGCGGACTCGACGAGCACTTTCTGGGCAGCGAACCGACACCCGTTCCCGACACGCCGCGCCTGGTCTGCGTGGGACGCATCTGCGAGCAGAAAGGCCAACTCCTGCTCATCGAGGCCGTCGCACGCGTTCGTGACGAGGGCCAGCCCGTCCAACTCGTTCTCGCGGGTGATGGCGACATGCGTCCGCTCGCCGAGCAGACGATCAACCAGCTCAATCTCCACGATCACGTCAGCATCACCGGCTGGATCGACGCCACACGCGTCCGCGACGAGATCCTCGCCAGCCGCGCCCTGGTCCTGCCCTCCTTTGCCGAAGGCCTGCCCGTGGTCATCATGGAAGCCATGGCCCTCGCACGACCGGTGCTCTCCACCTACATCGCGGGCATCCCCGAACTCGTCCGCGAACCCGACAACGGCCTGCTCGTCCCCGCCGGCGACATCGATCAACTCACCGACGCCATCAAGCGCATCCTGACCCTCAACACGCAGACACTCACCGACATGGGGAAACAGGGGCGCAACGCCGTGCTCGAGCGACACAACGCCAACACCGAAGCCGCCCGACTCGCCAAGGTCTTTCAACAGGTGAGCAGCAAACCGTGA
- a CDS encoding D-glycero-alpha-D-manno-heptose-1,7-bisphosphate 7-phosphatase: protein MIHPGPGWPTRHGSPAVFLDRDGTLIEDRDYLADPDGVVLLPGVIEGLQRLRDAGFTLAIATNQSGIGRGLMTHDDVDACHRRLIELLEPHDIRFAAIGSCPLATKIKSRRIIESYERKPGPGMLITIAREHGIDLLRSWMVGDAERDLIAGRHAGCRGTILVDTGRTREIEDAGLIATARVPTFNHAVDRILAPDSR from the coding sequence GTGATCCACCCCGGACCCGGATGGCCAACACGACACGGCAGCCCCGCGGTCTTCCTCGACCGCGACGGCACCCTCATCGAGGACCGCGACTACCTCGCCGATCCCGACGGCGTCGTCCTCCTGCCCGGTGTGATCGAGGGACTCCAGCGACTCCGCGACGCCGGCTTCACCCTCGCCATCGCCACCAACCAGTCGGGCATCGGACGCGGGCTGATGACACACGACGACGTCGACGCCTGCCACCGCCGCCTCATCGAACTGCTTGAGCCCCACGACATCCGCTTCGCCGCCATCGGCTCCTGCCCGCTGGCCACAAAGATCAAGAGCCGACGCATCATCGAGAGCTACGAGCGCAAACCCGGCCCGGGCATGCTCATCACCATCGCGCGCGAGCACGGCATCGACCTGCTCCGAAGCTGGATGGTGGGCGACGCCGAGCGCGACCTCATCGCGGGCCGACACGCCGGCTGCCGGGGGACCATCCTCGTCGACACCGGCCGGACCCGTGAAATCGAGGACGCAGGACTCATCGCCACCGCGCGCGTCCCGACCTTCAACCACGCCGTCGATCGCATCCTTGCTCCCGATTCTCGTTGA
- a CDS encoding glycosyltransferase family A protein, which produces MSTTPSPNPTPRTHVGVVVIGRNEGLRLERCLNSLKNQGISRLVYVDSGSTDNSVAFARSLDYDVHELDTTRPFTMARGRNAGFDHLTQQHPELQYVQFVDGDCEVESGWIETAIATLDDEPKLAAVAGLRRERHPEASVYNRLADIEWNQPPGLVRAVGGDFMVRREAFEQAGGFNAAMIAGEEAEMFLRIRFHDWLIRRVSRPMTIHDANMTRLAQWWRRTRRTGHAYAESVALHGGPPEYLHLRDVVRILLWALLIPVLLLGSLALAALVHPAWWLAAAALVGLHALVYVRIARAIRDEQRRPQWAYARYVMLGKYPEFLGILTYLINRLRGKATPIIEYHRPPARDAS; this is translated from the coding sequence ATGAGCACGACGCCATCGCCCAACCCAACGCCACGCACGCACGTTGGTGTCGTCGTCATCGGACGCAACGAGGGCCTGCGCCTCGAACGATGCCTGAACTCACTCAAGAATCAGGGCATCAGCCGGCTGGTCTACGTCGATTCAGGATCCACCGATAACTCCGTCGCCTTCGCACGCTCGCTCGATTACGACGTCCACGAACTCGACACCACCCGCCCGTTCACCATGGCACGCGGCCGCAACGCCGGCTTCGACCATCTCACGCAGCAGCACCCCGAACTGCAGTACGTTCAGTTCGTCGATGGCGACTGCGAGGTCGAGTCGGGATGGATCGAGACCGCCATCGCCACCCTGGACGACGAGCCAAAACTCGCGGCGGTCGCGGGCCTGCGACGCGAACGCCACCCCGAGGCGTCCGTCTACAACCGGCTCGCCGACATCGAGTGGAACCAGCCACCCGGCCTCGTCAGGGCCGTCGGCGGCGACTTCATGGTCCGACGCGAGGCGTTCGAGCAGGCTGGCGGATTCAACGCCGCCATGATCGCCGGCGAAGAAGCCGAGATGTTCTTGCGCATCCGTTTTCACGACTGGCTGATCCGACGCGTCTCCAGACCCATGACCATCCACGACGCCAACATGACGCGACTCGCACAGTGGTGGCGACGCACGCGACGAACCGGTCACGCCTACGCCGAGAGCGTCGCTCTGCACGGCGGACCGCCCGAGTACCTCCACCTGCGTGACGTGGTCCGCATCCTCCTCTGGGCGCTGCTCATCCCCGTGCTGCTGCTTGGATCCCTCGCCCTCGCCGCCCTTGTTCACCCCGCCTGGTGGCTCGCGGCCGCGGCACTGGTCGGACTCCACGCACTCGTTTACGTCCGCATCGCACGGGCCATCCGTGACGAACAGCGACGGCCGCAATGGGCCTACGCGCGGTACGTGATGCTCGGCAAATACCCCGAGTTTCTCGGTATCCTCACCTACCTGATCAATCGCCTGCGCGGGAAGGCCACACCGATCATCGAATACCACCGCCCCCCTGCGAGAGACGCGTCGTGA
- a CDS encoding O-antigen ligase domain-containing protein: MAYAFAQFVLIIWLPVVLAMFLVLRPRQAVVWSILIGWLMLPMTGFTLPGLPDYTKMSATCLGILLGAALFDPNTLLRFRPRWADLPFVVFCLCPFLSSLTNGLGAYDGVSASLRQVVTWGLPYLVGRAYFSTADGIRELARGLVIGGLLYVPLCLYEIRMSPQLHTMIYGFHQHSFSQSFRMGGWRPTVFMQHGLMVGLWMCMTALIAIWLWRTGALRGLWGFPMSMLASLLAIVAILCKSTGAWLLLALGLITLLVPNRYVRIGFMLLLVSTPTAYYALRLPQIVSADTVISMVRPFFNDHRVESLRTRVVNEDRLSEHALNRPVLGWGGWGRNRVKNEQGRDITITDGYWIIIFGVNGLVGLGAFTLAFSYPGYVVLRKIPPEAWHHDWVPAFVGLTTVVLLFQIDCILNAMINPVYTLILGSLTGVAGIIRPATRTT; the protein is encoded by the coding sequence GTGGCGTATGCCTTCGCCCAATTCGTGCTGATTATCTGGCTGCCCGTCGTCCTGGCCATGTTCCTGGTCCTGCGACCCAGGCAGGCCGTGGTCTGGTCCATCCTCATCGGCTGGCTCATGCTCCCGATGACCGGATTCACCCTGCCGGGCCTGCCCGATTACACCAAGATGTCCGCGACCTGCCTCGGCATCCTTCTCGGTGCCGCCCTCTTCGACCCCAACACGCTGCTGCGCTTCCGACCCCGCTGGGCCGACCTGCCCTTCGTGGTGTTTTGCCTCTGCCCGTTCCTCTCCTCACTCACCAATGGTCTGGGAGCCTACGACGGCGTCTCGGCCTCCCTGCGGCAGGTGGTGACCTGGGGCCTGCCCTACCTCGTCGGGCGTGCCTACTTCAGCACGGCCGATGGCATCCGCGAACTGGCCCGCGGGCTGGTGATCGGCGGCCTGCTCTACGTGCCGCTCTGCCTCTACGAGATCCGGATGAGCCCGCAGCTGCACACGATGATCTACGGGTTCCACCAGCACTCCTTCTCGCAGTCGTTTCGCATGGGCGGCTGGCGGCCAACCGTTTTCATGCAGCACGGCCTGATGGTCGGTCTCTGGATGTGCATGACCGCGCTGATCGCCATCTGGCTCTGGCGAACCGGTGCGCTACGCGGGCTCTGGGGCTTTCCCATGAGCATGCTCGCGAGCCTGCTCGCGATCGTCGCCATCCTGTGCAAGTCCACCGGGGCCTGGCTGCTGCTCGCGCTCGGGCTGATCACGCTACTGGTGCCGAATCGCTACGTGCGGATCGGCTTCATGCTCCTGCTGGTCTCGACACCGACCGCCTACTACGCGCTGCGTCTGCCTCAGATCGTCTCCGCGGACACCGTCATCAGCATGGTGCGGCCGTTCTTCAACGATCACCGCGTCGAGTCCCTGCGCACCCGCGTTGTCAATGAAGACCGCCTCAGCGAGCACGCGCTCAACCGACCCGTGCTCGGCTGGGGCGGCTGGGGACGCAACCGCGTCAAGAACGAGCAGGGGCGGGACATCACCATCACCGACGGCTACTGGATCATCATCTTCGGGGTCAACGGCTTGGTTGGCCTCGGAGCGTTCACTCTTGCCTTCAGCTATCCGGGCTACGTCGTCCTGAGAAAGATCCCGCCGGAGGCCTGGCATCACGACTGGGTGCCGGCCTTTGTCGGCCTGACAACGGTCGTCCTGCTCTTCCAGATCGACTGTATCCTCAACGCCATGATCAACCCCGTCTACACGCTGATCCTCGGATCACTCACGGGCGTCGCCGGCATCATCCGACCCGCCACCCGCACGACCTGA
- a CDS encoding dipeptide epimerase, whose protein sequence is MELKLHALSLPLRHPFRVAHGVRETQENLIVELVDGDHRGFGEAAAIPYYNVTQDSMSASLEKARHAIESAAWDRPEALWEQIHPLMRDDLFALAALDEAAHDLWGQREGKAVHALWGLDVSAIPLSDYTIGIDTIPTMVAKMQEFAGWPIYKIKLGTDEDLAIVRELRQHTDAVFRIDANTAWTAEQTIELSGPLKELGVEFLEQPLKADDWAGMERVKAACALPVIADESCIIASDVERCAGVFDGVNVKLLKAGGMTPAKRMLERARELGLKTMVGCMTETSVGIAAIAQLLPLLDYVDMDGALLLGRDPAEGVTIERGVVTLPDRPGNGVIWHG, encoded by the coding sequence ATGGAACTCAAGCTCCACGCCCTGTCCCTGCCGCTTCGACATCCGTTCCGGGTTGCCCACGGCGTCCGGGAGACGCAGGAGAACCTGATCGTCGAGCTGGTGGACGGTGATCACCGCGGATTCGGCGAGGCGGCGGCGATTCCCTACTACAACGTGACCCAGGACTCGATGTCGGCGAGCCTTGAGAAGGCACGTCACGCGATCGAGTCGGCGGCGTGGGACAGGCCTGAAGCTTTGTGGGAGCAGATCCATCCGCTGATGCGTGACGACCTGTTCGCGCTGGCGGCGTTGGACGAGGCGGCGCACGACCTGTGGGGGCAACGCGAGGGCAAGGCCGTCCACGCGTTGTGGGGACTCGACGTCTCGGCGATCCCGCTGTCGGACTACACAATCGGCATCGACACCATCCCGACGATGGTGGCCAAGATGCAGGAGTTCGCCGGCTGGCCGATCTACAAGATCAAGCTGGGGACCGATGAGGATCTCGCGATCGTGCGCGAGCTCCGCCAGCACACCGACGCGGTGTTCCGCATCGACGCGAACACGGCGTGGACGGCGGAGCAGACCATCGAGCTATCGGGCCCGCTCAAGGAACTGGGTGTCGAGTTTCTCGAGCAGCCGCTCAAGGCCGACGACTGGGCGGGGATGGAGCGTGTGAAGGCGGCGTGTGCGCTGCCGGTGATCGCGGACGAGAGCTGCATCATCGCGTCGGACGTGGAGCGTTGTGCCGGCGTGTTCGATGGCGTGAACGTCAAGCTGCTCAAGGCGGGGGGCATGACACCCGCGAAGCGCATGCTCGAGCGTGCGCGCGAACTGGGCCTGAAGACGATGGTGGGGTGCATGACCGAGACCAGCGTCGGCATCGCGGCGATCGCGCAGCTCCTGCCGTTGCTGGATTACGTGGATATGGACGGGGCGCTGCTGCTGGGGCGCGATCCCGCGGAGGGCGTGACGATCGAGCGTGGTGTCGTGACGCTGCCCGATCGTCCGGGCAACGGCGTGATCTGGCACGGCTAG
- a CDS encoding Gfo/Idh/MocA family protein, which yields MTASNDKNLRVALIGAGGIAGNHLTALKKIDAVEIVGLADINENTIVKRAKEFDIPSSGCFTDYEEMLEKIQPDAVSICTPNGLHAPNSIAASKAGAHVIVEKPMAMNAAEARQMIDAANAAGKKLVIGFQFRFDSRTQYLKRMADDGVFGDIFYGRVQALRRRGIPNWGVFGRKDLQGGGPMIDIGVHMLEQCHYVMGSPRPVAATGLTRTYIGDQPSTEIHTPWAGWDHETYTVEDIAVGTIRFENGAVIHIEASFAGHLEDKMDFELYGTKGGATWEDATVRTDEHGHMLNIKPGWIRDTSYPEYFPLKLGQFVEHCINDGPTIAPAEHGLMVQQMLDGVYQSAEQGGKEVAIG from the coding sequence ATGACCGCTTCCAATGACAAGAATCTCCGCGTCGCACTCATCGGTGCCGGAGGTATCGCGGGCAACCACCTCACGGCCCTCAAGAAGATCGACGCCGTCGAGATCGTGGGCCTCGCCGACATCAACGAGAACACGATCGTGAAGCGCGCCAAGGAATTCGACATCCCCTCGTCGGGCTGCTTCACCGACTACGAGGAGATGCTCGAGAAAATCCAGCCGGACGCCGTGAGCATCTGCACCCCCAACGGCCTGCACGCTCCGAACTCGATCGCGGCCAGCAAGGCCGGTGCCCACGTCATCGTCGAGAAGCCGATGGCGATGAACGCCGCCGAGGCCCGGCAGATGATCGACGCCGCCAACGCCGCCGGCAAGAAGCTCGTCATCGGATTCCAGTTCCGCTTCGACTCCCGCACCCAGTACCTCAAGCGGATGGCCGACGACGGTGTCTTCGGCGACATCTTCTACGGACGCGTCCAGGCCCTGCGCCGCCGCGGCATCCCCAACTGGGGCGTCTTCGGCCGCAAGGACCTCCAGGGCGGCGGGCCGATGATCGACATCGGCGTCCACATGCTCGAGCAGTGCCACTACGTCATGGGATCGCCCAGGCCCGTCGCCGCGACCGGCCTGACACGAACCTACATCGGCGACCAGCCCTCCACCGAGATCCACACCCCCTGGGCCGGCTGGGACCACGAGACCTACACCGTCGAGGACATCGCCGTCGGCACCATCCGCTTCGAGAACGGCGCCGTCATCCACATCGAGGCCTCCTTCGCGGGTCACCTCGAGGACAAGATGGACTTCGAACTCTACGGAACCAAGGGCGGGGCCACCTGGGAAGACGCCACCGTTCGCACCGACGAGCACGGCCACATGCTCAACATCAAGCCCGGCTGGATCCGGGACACCAGCTACCCCGAGTACTTCCCGCTCAAACTCGGACAGTTCGTCGAGCACTGCATCAACGACGGCCCGACGATCGCGCCCGCCGAACACGGCCTGATGGTCCAGCAGATGCTCGACGGCGTCTACCAGTCCGCCGAGCAGGGCGGCAAGGAAGTCGCCATCGGCTGA
- a CDS encoding vWA domain-containing protein: MAERSVPSTGEIWLVIQPWLVSVAVHALLAVSLVFLIQIGPAGVAGVEVVEPEEAPVVTLSAAPAPLDAPPVAMDLAQDLGLAPADGMALALVPGPVPGSVTAPGLSAGAVSSPTLDSAALLATVDPGAASFFGIAARSSRVAYVVDASGSSAADLPQILGELRNAVAGLDASQRFTVLIFSRGGVVEAPPDGLKPADPGTISSVRAWLRIDGGVVRPGGRSDPIPAFERALSLEVEEILFLSDGLSGSIGSDQILERVAAANRGRATIHTIHLRPDADEEGPDSIMARIAAAHGGTYRVVKPPPEPLF; encoded by the coding sequence ATGGCTGAACGGAGCGTTCCATCTACCGGGGAGATCTGGCTGGTCATCCAGCCTTGGCTGGTCTCGGTCGCGGTGCACGCTCTGCTGGCGGTTTCGCTGGTGTTTCTGATCCAGATCGGCCCGGCGGGGGTGGCGGGGGTCGAGGTTGTTGAGCCGGAGGAGGCTCCCGTGGTGACACTCTCTGCGGCTCCCGCGCCGCTGGACGCACCGCCCGTGGCGATGGATCTGGCTCAGGATCTGGGGTTGGCCCCGGCCGACGGTATGGCCCTGGCGCTGGTGCCCGGACCGGTTCCGGGGTCGGTGACGGCCCCGGGGTTGTCGGCGGGGGCGGTTTCTTCGCCGACGCTCGATTCAGCAGCGTTGCTGGCGACGGTGGACCCGGGGGCGGCCTCGTTTTTCGGGATCGCGGCGCGGTCGAGCCGGGTGGCCTACGTGGTGGATGCCTCCGGGTCGTCGGCGGCGGACCTGCCCCAGATCCTCGGCGAGCTGCGGAATGCCGTGGCCGGCCTGGACGCCAGCCAGCGATTTACCGTGCTGATCTTCTCTCGTGGCGGCGTCGTCGAGGCTCCGCCCGACGGCCTGAAGCCGGCTGATCCGGGGACGATCTCAAGCGTGCGGGCCTGGCTGAGGATCGATGGCGGCGTGGTTCGACCGGGAGGGCGTTCCGACCCGATCCCGGCCTTCGAGCGGGCCCTGTCGCTGGAGGTCGAGGAGATTCTTTTTCTGTCGGACGGGCTGAGCGGTTCGATCGGTTCGGACCAGATTCTCGAGCGTGTGGCTGCGGCCAATCGGGGGCGTGCGACGATCCACACCATCCACCTGCGTCCTGATGCCGACGAAGAGGGGCCGGATTCGATCATGGCCCGTATCGCGGCGGCGCACGGCGGGACCTATCGCGTGGTCAAGCCACCACCCGAGCCGCTGTTCTAG